A stretch of DNA from Acidobacteriota bacterium:
GCGGGACACGCCGATGTGATCGACCGTCGGCATGTAGACGAGGAAACGCCCCGGAAGGCTCAGGTGCGACGTGATCCGCGCGCCCTTGGTGCCGAGGGGCTCCTTGACGACCTGGACGACGACCTCCTGCCCTTCCTTGAGCAGGTCTTCGATCTTGGCCGTGGGGGGCGTTCGCTCGCGGCCGCGGCGATCGCGGCTGGTGGGTCTGGTCGAGTCCGGCCCGTCAGGGGACGTCTCGACGGCGACCGCGGCCTCCGTGTCGAGGTCTGGAGACACGGCATCGCCTTCCTCGGCGCCTGCCACCTCGGCGGCCGCGACGGCCGCCGGCTCGTCGTCGTCCTCGAGCGATTCTTCAGTCGGGCTGATGACGTCCGAGACGTAGAGGAACGCGTCGCGCTCGAGCCCGAGGTTGACGAAGGCCGACTGCATGCCCGGCAGGACCTTCGAGACGCGTCCCTTGTAGATGTTGCCGACCACGCCGCGCGAATGTTCCCGCTCGATGAAGACTTCGACGACCTGATCGTCCTCGAGGATGGCCACCCGTGTCTCGTGGCGCGTCGAGGAGATCACCATCTCCTTGTTCATGCGCGTAGCTCCAGCGGCGCCGCGCGCGTGCACCGACCCCGCCCGTCATCCTGCGGATCGGTCCAGCCGGCGCGCACACCGCGGCGGTGCACAGCAGCATCAACTGGAGGGCGAGCAGATCGACAAGCGGGGTGATCACGTGCGTGGCCCGTAACTCCGCGTGAGGCCGAGAGAGCCCCACGACAAACGGCCAGCCAGCGGTCATGCGGCCGCTAGTTGGTGAAGCGCCTCATCCGGACGTTCAGGATGAGGCCGAAACTGGCGAGCGTGGCGACGAGCGACGACCCGCCGTAACTCATGAGCGGCAGCGTCAGGCCCTTGACGGGCGCCAGCCCTGCCGACATGGTGATGTTGTACACCACCTGGAAGGCGAACCCCGAAAGAATGCCGATGACGAGGAAGGCCCCCACGCGATCTTTCGCGACCTTGGCCGCCTCGAGCGACCGGAGGATGACGAACAGGTAGAGCCCCAGCGCGACGAGCACGCCGAGAAACCCGTGCTCCTCGGCGTGCACCGAGAAGACGAAGTCGTTGTCGGCGACCGGCAGAAAGCCGTTGCGGCCCTGGGTCCCCTGCTGAAAGCCCTTTCCGTAGAAGCCGCCGGACCCGACGGTGATCTTGGCCTGGAGCTGCTGGTACCCGGCACCGCGTGGATCCTTCGAGGGATCGAGGAACGTCTCGATCCGCTCGCGCTGGTACGCCTTCAGCCCGTAGTTCCAGACCACCGGCGACAGCAGCACGCAGACGGCGCCGGCCACCGCCACCCAGCGGAGCGGCAGCCCGGCCAGGAAGACCACGCCGATGTACACGGGCAGGAGCGTGACGGCGGTGCCGAGATCCGGCTGCCGCACGATCAACAGCACCGGCACGGCAACGAGCGCCCCCGAGGCGAGCAGCTCGGTCCACGACCGCGCGGTCCGGCGATAGTCGCCGTAGAACATCGCCAGAACCAGGGCCACGACGATCCGGGCGAACTCGGACGGCTGCAGGTTGACGCCGCCGAACGCAATCCAGCGGCGCGATCCGCCCGCGACGACGCCGAAGAACGAGACGTAGATCAGCGACAGCACGAGCGCGCCATAGAGCAGCAGCGACCGCTGCGCGAGGCTGCGATAGTCGATGACGAGACAGATGACGAAGGCCACCATCGCGACGGGCACGGCATAGAGCTGCGCCCAGAACCTGGCGCCGGGCCGCGCCAGCCGCACGTCCCACGTCACGCTGTAGATCGTGGCCAGGCTCATCACGATGATCGCGAGGATCGCGCCGATGAGCGGCCAGTCGATGTGGGGAATCAGGCGGCGGTCAACGATCATGGCCGTCCAGGTCGAGCGCAGGGATGAGCGCGATCACGGGCGGTTCGCCTGCGGCGTGCCGTCGGAGAGCGCGGCGCGCGTGCCGGCCGGCACGGGCGTTTCGACAGCCGCAACCTCGCCGGGCGCCGGCGCGGGCTGTGCCGGCGCGGGCGGCGGAAGCACCGGAATCGGCTGGACGGGCGTGGGGTTCGGCACGAGCGCCGGCTTGACGGGCGGCAGCGGCAACCCGTCCCGCTTGGCGAAGAACGTCTCCAGCACGTGTCTCGCGATCGGCGTCGCCGTCGTGCCGCCGTGCCCGCCGTGCTCGACGAAGATCGCGCCGGCAATCTGCGGGTTGTCGCGCGGCGCGAAGAACACGAACCAGGCGTTGTCGCGCAGGTCCTTGTCCGTGCGGCCGCGGGCCGCCGCTCGCCCTTCGTTGGAGATCACCTGGGCAGTCCCGGTCTTGCCCGCCACGTCGCGGCCGGCGATGCGCGCCCCGCTGCCCGTCCCCGCTTCGTTGACGACCATCCAGAGACCGTTGCGGATCCGCTGGAGGTGATCGGGCTGGATCTGCAGATTCGACTTGGGTGCCGGCGTCGGCATCGGCGACCACGCACCGTCACGTTCGACCGCCTTGACGAGATGCGGCGTGACGAGCGTCCCGCCATTGGCGATCGTCGCGATCATCGTCGCCAGGCCGACGGGGGTGACGTTCACCGCGCCCTGCCCGATCGACACCGAGATCGTCTCGCCCGGGTACCACGGCTGCTTGCGCGCGCGCTCCGACCACGCCGTCGAGGCTACGAAGCTCTCCTGCTCGCCGGGCAGGTCGATCCCGGTCTTGCCGACCAGCCCGAGCCGCGCGGCGTAGTCGTGGATCGTGTCGATCTTCATGCGCGACCCGACGGTGTAGAAGAACACGTTGCACGACTTCTCGATCGCGTGGCTCAGGTCCATCAGCCCGTGTCCGCGGCCGTTGGGCAGGCTGCACTTGAACGATCGCCCGCCGAACTCGAAGTGGCCCGGGCAGTAGACGGTGAAGTCCGGCGGAATCGCGCCGGTCTCCAGCGCCGCCACCGACATCACGATCTTGAACGTCGATCCCGGCGAGTAGGTGCCCTGGATGAGCCGATTGGTAATCGGCTTCAGCGGGTCGTTGATGAGCCGCGACCACGCCTGACCGTCGATGCCGACGGCGAACAGGTTGGGATCGAACGATGGCTGGCTCGTCATCGCGAGCAGCTCGCCGGTGCGCGGATCGAGGATCGCCGCCGCGCCGGCGTAGCCGCTCATCCGGAACGCATCCTCCACGGCCTTCTGGACGTCGTAGTCGATCGTCAGTTGCAGCCGGTGCCCGTCGGTCGGGTACTCCGTCTTCAGGTCGGCGATCTCGCGCCCGACGCTGTTCACGCGGACGAACCGGCTGCCGTCGACGCCCATCAGCTCGGCGTTGTAGATGCGCTCCACGCCGGCCTGGCCGACGATGGCGCCAGCCTGCAGACCGCTCGACGCGAACTCCGACGACGCGAGCTGCGCTTCCTGAATCTCGCCGACGTAACCGAACAGGTGCGCCGCGAAGCCCTCGGGATACGTCCGCGTCGGCACCTGCTGGACCTCGACCTCCGGCAACTCGCGGCGGCGCGCCGCCACCGCGGCGACCTGCGCGAACGTCGCGTGCTCGACGACGGGAAGCGGCCGGAATGCCTGCTCCGACCGGCGCCGCTGGACGGCCTGGCGGATCCGCGCGTCCGGCACGCCCGTGACGTCGGCGACCTTCCGGATGGTCTCGTCGAGGTTCCGGGTGCGCTCGCGCACGATCGCGATCGTGAACGAGCTGCGGTTCTCGACCAGCACCCGGCCCTGGCGGTCGAACAACACGCCCCGGGGGGCGCGCAACGGAATGGTCTTGAGGTGGTTGTTCGCCGCGATCTCCTCGTACTTGTCGTGCTGCGCGACCTGCAGCACCCAGAAGCTCACCGCCAGCGCACAGAAGACCAGGATGGCGCCGACACCCCAGGCCTGCAGGCGCGTCTCGCTCATCCGCCGATCTTCGAAGCCGGCCGGGGTCAGCATGTCGATCGTCCTCGTCTCACCACTGCCGGCGGCTCAGGCTCGACCGCCGGTTCACGCGCTGCCGCTCGACGGCGGCCGGAAGCATGTGAATCGCGTAGAACACCAGCAGCGCCGCGGCGGCGTTGAGCCCGGTCTCAGCAAGAATAGCGCCCCACGACACGGCCGGCCAGTGCTGGTCGATCAGGCCCCGCAGCATCAGGATCATGGCCCGATGCACCACGGTCGCGAAGGCGACGATGATCATCCGCGCGTGCGATCGGACGAGCACGAACTGCGCGCCGACGACCCCGGCGGCCCAGCCGACCAGCGTCTTGGCCAACGCCCCGACGCCGATGATGTCGCCCGAGAGCAGGTCCTGCAGCAGGCCGCCGACGGTGCCGGCGAGAATCCCGGCGACCGGCCCCCACTCCAGAGCCGCGAACACCGCGCCGACCAGCACGAGGTCGAACACCACCACGCCCCCGACGGTGAACCTCGCGAGCGCGACCTGCAGGAACGTGGCGCCGACGACCGTCAGCAGCACCGCGGTGAGCTTCACTCGGGCGACTCCGTCGCCGGCCGGCTTATCGGCACGACGAGGACGAGATCCAGATGGGAGAAATCGACCGCAGGCGTGATCAGGACCTCGCGCTCGCCTCCGGAGGGCCGGGTCACGCGCTCGACGGTGCCGACGAGGAACCCCTGGGGAAACACGCCGTCCTGGCCCGACGTCACCACTCGCTCCCCGGCCTGCACGTCAGCGGCGGCCGGGACGTATTCCGCCCGAAACAGGTCCCCGGCGCCGCCGACGACGATGGCGCCGCTGCCCGAGCGTTCGAACGTGACCGCGACGGCCGCGAGCCGATCGGTCAGCAACTGGACGGTGGCGGCGCCTGCCGAGATCGGCGCGATCACGCGCCCGACGACGCCGCGCGTGGCAATCACGGGCAAATCCGGCCGCAAGCCATCGCCGGCGCCGCGATCGATCGTCACCGTGAAGGTGCCGGGCGATGGGTTCGCGCCGATGACGCGCGCGGCCAGCGTCGGCACGATGACGCTCTGCTTCAGCCCGAGCAGCGCCTCGAGCGCTTGCGCGCGCGCGGCCAGCGCCTGGCGTTGCTGCAGCTCACCCTGCAGCTCGAGGAGGCGGCGGCGCAGCTCGTCGCGCTCGCGGGCGGCGCCGTGGACGGCCAGATAGTTCGTCCAGGTGCCGCGCACGCCGTCGACCGCCGCGGTCATCGCCTGCTGCACGCGCGCGTACGCGGCGAAGACCACGCTCTCGAGCACGGGAACGCCGCTCTTCGACTGCACCTGCGCCGAGATCAGCAGCACGTGCCCGAGGCAGATCACGATCAGCAACGACAGGGTCTGACGATGGATCACCTGGCGGCCTCGGGGCCCATGGGCCGAAGAATACGCCGGAACGGCGCGGGCCGGCCTCGCTAGTCGAGGGAGATCTTCCGCAGCAGCTCGAAATTCGACAGCATCTTGCCGGCGCCGAGCACGACCGTCGACAGCGGATCCTCGGCCATGGCGACCGGCAGCCCGGTCTCCTCGCGCAGCCGCTTGTCGAGGTTCTTCAGGAGCGAGCCGCCGCCGGTCAGCACGATGCCTCGATCGACGATATCGGCCGACAGCTCCGGCGGCGTGCGCTCGAGCGCCACCCGCACGGCGTCCACGATGACGTTCACCGTTTCGGCCAGGGCCTCGCGGATCTCCTCGTCGGAAATCGTGATCGTCTTCGGCACGCCCTCGATCAGGTGCCGGCCCTTGATCTCCATGGTGATCCGCTCGTCGAGCGGGAACGCCGAGCCGAGCTCCATCTTGATCGCCTCGGCCGTCCGCTCGCCGATGAGCAGGTTGTACGTCTTCTTGATGTACTGGATGATCGCATCGTCCATCTCGTTGCCGGCGACGCGAATGGCCTTGCTGTAGACGATGCCGGCGAGCGAGATGACGGCGATGTCGGTCGTGCCGCCGCCGATGTCGACGACCATGTTGCCGGACG
This window harbors:
- the mreC gene encoding rod shape-determining protein MreC; the protein is MIHRQTLSLLIVICLGHVLLISAQVQSKSGVPVLESVVFAAYARVQQAMTAAVDGVRGTWTNYLAVHGAARERDELRRRLLELQGELQQRQALAARAQALEALLGLKQSVIVPTLAARVIGANPSPGTFTVTIDRGAGDGLRPDLPVIATRGVVGRVIAPISAGAATVQLLTDRLAAVAVTFERSGSGAIVVGGAGDLFRAEYVPAAADVQAGERVVTSGQDGVFPQGFLVGTVERVTRPSGGEREVLITPAVDFSHLDLVLVVPISRPATESPE
- a CDS encoding rod shape-determining protein — translated: MNLRSLFALFSSDLAIDLGTANTCVYARGKGIVVNEPSIVAINKVTGRIEAVGKEAKEMLGRTPGNIVAIKPMKDGVIADFEVTEKMLAHFIKKAHNRTMWVRPRIVIGVPSEITQVEKRAVKDSAYRAKASEVYLVEEAMAAAIGAGMPIEEASGNMVVDIGGGTTDIAVISLAGIVYSKAIRVAGNEMDDAIIQYIKKTYNLLIGERTAEAIKMELGSAFPLDERITMEIKGRHLIEGVPKTITISDEEIREALAETVNVIVDAVRVALERTPPELSADIVDRGIVLTGGGSLLKNLDKRLREETGLPVAMAEDPLSTVVLGAGKMLSNFELLRKISLD
- the mrdA gene encoding penicillin-binding protein 2, whose protein sequence is MLTPAGFEDRRMSETRLQAWGVGAILVFCALAVSFWVLQVAQHDKYEEIAANNHLKTIPLRAPRGVLFDRQGRVLVENRSSFTIAIVRERTRNLDETIRKVADVTGVPDARIRQAVQRRRSEQAFRPLPVVEHATFAQVAAVAARRRELPEVEVQQVPTRTYPEGFAAHLFGYVGEIQEAQLASSEFASSGLQAGAIVGQAGVERIYNAELMGVDGSRFVRVNSVGREIADLKTEYPTDGHRLQLTIDYDVQKAVEDAFRMSGYAGAAAILDPRTGELLAMTSQPSFDPNLFAVGIDGQAWSRLINDPLKPITNRLIQGTYSPGSTFKIVMSVAALETGAIPPDFTVYCPGHFEFGGRSFKCSLPNGRGHGLMDLSHAIEKSCNVFFYTVGSRMKIDTIHDYAARLGLVGKTGIDLPGEQESFVASTAWSERARKQPWYPGETISVSIGQGAVNVTPVGLATMIATIANGGTLVTPHLVKAVERDGAWSPMPTPAPKSNLQIQPDHLQRIRNGLWMVVNEAGTGSGARIAGRDVAGKTGTAQVISNEGRAAARGRTDKDLRDNAWFVFFAPRDNPQIAGAIFVEHGGHGGTTATPIARHVLETFFAKRDGLPLPPVKPALVPNPTPVQPIPVLPPPAPAQPAPAPGEVAAVETPVPAGTRAALSDGTPQANRP
- the mreD gene encoding rod shape-determining protein MreD, whose protein sequence is MKLTAVLLTVVGATFLQVALARFTVGGVVVFDLVLVGAVFAALEWGPVAGILAGTVGGLLQDLLSGDIIGVGALAKTLVGWAAGVVGAQFVLVRSHARMIIVAFATVVHRAMILMLRGLIDQHWPAVSWGAILAETGLNAAAALLVFYAIHMLPAAVERQRVNRRSSLSRRQW
- the rodA gene encoding rod shape-determining protein RodA, coding for MIVDRRLIPHIDWPLIGAILAIIVMSLATIYSVTWDVRLARPGARFWAQLYAVPVAMVAFVICLVIDYRSLAQRSLLLYGALVLSLIYVSFFGVVAGGSRRWIAFGGVNLQPSEFARIVVALVLAMFYGDYRRTARSWTELLASGALVAVPVLLIVRQPDLGTAVTLLPVYIGVVFLAGLPLRWVAVAGAVCVLLSPVVWNYGLKAYQRERIETFLDPSKDPRGAGYQQLQAKITVGSGGFYGKGFQQGTQGRNGFLPVADNDFVFSVHAEEHGFLGVLVALGLYLFVILRSLEAAKVAKDRVGAFLVIGILSGFAFQVVYNITMSAGLAPVKGLTLPLMSYGGSSLVATLASFGLILNVRMRRFTN